DNA sequence from the Streptomyces sp. HUAS 15-9 genome:
ACCAAGGCCGACGCCTCCGAGGTGCGGGTGCGCATCCTCAACGGCGGTGCGGTGGCCGGCAGCGCGCAGGAGACCCTGCAGTGGCTGCAGAACGACGAGGGCGTGCTCAAGTCGGAGAACGCGGGCAACGCTCCGGCGGAGCTGGGCAGGACGACACTCGAGTACGCTCCCGACCAGGCGGCCCAGGCGCGCAGGCTGGCCGCCATCATGGGGCTCTCCGGATCCGCGATGAAGCCCGGCAAGAGCGTGACCAACTCCCAGGGGCTGCCCGCGATGACGCTGACCCTGGGCAAGGACTTCAAGGGTGCGGGTGTGTCCCTCACCACTCCGGCAAAGGCGCCGGATGTTGATAAGTCCACGGCAGACAAGGTGACATGCGCCAAGTAGGTAACCCAACGGGTCCCTCGTGCGTCTAACCCGACGCGGGAGGGACCCGTTGTCAGGCGCAGGGCGGGGAGGGCAGGCAGTTGGCGCAGAGCAGTGTGCGGGGGGAGGTTCCTGCGGTGGAAGACACCATGTCGCTCACACCGAGGGAGCCGAGAGAGCCGAGCGCGGACGGGGGCGGACGGCACGGCGGAGGGCGCCGCGGCGGCGGTCCGGACGGCGGCCCGCCGCGCCGCAGACGGCGCGTGCTGCGCTGGTCGGCCACGGTCCTCGCGGTGGTGATACTCGGCACGGCCGGCGCCGGCTACCTGTACTACGAGCACCTCAACGGCAACATCCGCAAGGGCCAGCGCAGCAGCGGCGACTCCAAGGCGAAGAGGACCGAGCCCAACGCGGCCGGCCAGACTCCGCTGAACATCCTGCTGATCGGCTCCGACAGCCGTAACTCCGACGAGAACGTGAAGCTCGGCGGCAGCAAGGACAGCCGTGGCAATCCGCCGCTCGGCGACGTGCAGATGCTCATCCACCTGTCCGCCGACCGCAAGAGCGCCGCGATGGTCAGCATCCCGCGGGACACCCGGGTCGACATCCCCAAGTGCACGGACCCCGCCACCGGCAAGACGTACCCGGCGACCAACGGCATCATCAACGAGTCGCTGGCCCGTGGCGGCGCCGGCTGCACGCTGGCCACCTGGGAGAACCTCACCGGGGTCTACATCGACCACTGGATGACGATCGACTTCGCGGGTGTGGTGCGGATGGCCGACGCCATCGGCGGCGTCGACGTCTGTGTGAAGCAGAACGTGTGGGACCACCCGACGGCCTCGGTGCCGGGAGGCTCCGGCCTGAAGCTGACGGCGGGCTCGCACAAGGTCAAGGGCAAGCAGGCCCTGCAGTGGCTGCGCACCCGGCACGCCTGGGGCAGTGACCTCATGCGGGCCAGGGCCCAGCACATGTACCTGAA
Encoded proteins:
- a CDS encoding LCP family protein gives rise to the protein MSLTPREPREPSADGGGRHGGGRRGGGPDGGPPRRRRRVLRWSATVLAVVILGTAGAGYLYYEHLNGNIRKGQRSSGDSKAKRTEPNAAGQTPLNILLIGSDSRNSDENVKLGGSKDSRGNPPLGDVQMLIHLSADRKSAAMVSIPRDTRVDIPKCTDPATGKTYPATNGIINESLARGGAGCTLATWENLTGVYIDHWMTIDFAGVVRMADAIGGVDVCVKQNVWDHPTASVPGGSGLKLTAGSHKVKGKQALQWLRTRHAWGSDLMRARAQHMYLNSMIRTLKNQNVFTDTGRLTDLAEAATKSLQVSEEIGTVKKLYDLGMELKSVPTDRITSVTMPNVTDPQNADHVVPDATNADKVWQMLRDDVPLDKNGKASGAKKKTGTSTPTKTPSVDPGSLGVQVQNATRTSTELPVGQRASAIAQVLAGKGFTRAAADTTATLSADKTVVQYPSADLEGDAQAVAKSLGIPLSAVKKSTAVSGVTVVVGADWRTGSAYPKQSSPKAGDLPSNSDAINGSDTKQCMDVYKVYQW